One Carassius auratus strain Wakin chromosome 4, ASM336829v1, whole genome shotgun sequence DNA segment encodes these proteins:
- the creld2 gene encoding cysteine-rich with EGF-like domain protein 2 isoform X1, translating into MIRSYSIFILSCINLFLPLGYVYTKDFDALCSTCKQLVDNFDKGLEKTAKQNFGGGNTEWEERKLSKYELSEIRLTEILEGLCDSSSFECNRMLEENEEHFETWWFKRKTKHPDLFKWFCVETIKVCCPRGLFGPDCNTCIGGADKPCHGNGKCDGDGTRAGNGKCTCDKEYEGEFCLECSDGYFSALRNDTYSLCKECHESCVGCTGGTSQDCKECRNGWEKDQEGACIDINECIKDQAPCKENQYCLNMDGSFSCKECDISCSGCKGPGASYCLTCADGFKLEERTCTDINECTEDPALCKDNQYCLNTDGSFSCKECDTRCSGCKGPGASNCLTCADGYKDEEGTCTEEDKEVPAFDSEGSQTGGSFEKHEDL; encoded by the exons ATGATACGCTCATATAGTATTTTTATCTTGAGTTGTATTAATTTGTTTCTACCACTTGGATATGTGTATACAAAGGACTTTGACGCATTATGCTCAACCTGCAAACAATTAGTCGACAATTTTGACAAG GGTCTGGAAAAAACAGCAAAGCAAAATTTTGGTGGTGGAAACACAGAATGGGAAGAGCGAAAACTCTCCAAATATGAACTGAG TGAGATTAGGTTGACCGAGATACTGGAGGGCTTGTGTGACAGCAGCAGTTTTGAGTGCAACCGCATGTTGGAAGAAAATGAGGAACATTTTGAGACGTGGTGGTTCAAGAG GAAAACAAAACACCCTGATCTGTTCAAGTGGTTTTGTGTAGAGACCATCAAAGTGTGCTGCCCAAGAGGTTTATTTGGTCCTGACTGCAATA CTTGCATTGGAGGAGCTGACAAACCATGCCATGGTAACGGCAAATGTGATGGAGATGGAACAAGGGCTGGAAATGGGAAGTGCACTTGTGATAAGGAATATGAAGGGGAGTTTTGTCTGGAATGCAGTGATGGTTATTTTAGTGCACTGAGGAATGATACATACTCCTTGTGCAAAG agtgtcaTGAGTCTTGTGTTGGATGCACTGGAGGAACCAGTCAAGATTGTAAAGAATGTAGGAATGGATGGGAGAAAGACCAAGAAGGAGCATGCATTG ACATCAATGAATGCATCAAAGATCAAGCTCCATGCAAAGAAAACCAATACTGCCTAAACATGGATGGATCTTTCTCCTGTAAAG AATGTGATATCAGTTGCTCTGGTTGCAAAGGACCTGGCGCAAGTTACTGCCTCACGTGTGCTGATGGCTTTAAGCTTGAAGAACGCACCTGCACAG ACATCAACGAATGCACCGAAGATCCAGCTCTGTGCAAAGATAACCAATACTGTCTAAATACAGATGGTTCTTTCTCCTGTAAAG AATGCGATACCAGATGCTCTGGTTGCAAAGGACCTGGTGCCAGTAACTGCCTCACCTGTGCTGATGGCTATAAGGATGAAGAAGGCACATGCACAG aAGAGGATAAGGAAGTGCCTGCCTTTGACTCTGAAGGTTCCCAAACTGGTGGCTCATTTGAAAAACATGAGGACCTCTGA
- the creld2 gene encoding cysteine-rich with EGF-like domain protein 2 isoform X2, with product MIRSYSIFILSCINLFLPLGYVYTKDFDALCSTCKQLVDNFDKGLEKTAKQNFGGGNTEWEERKLSKYELSEIRLTEILEGLCDSSSFECNRMLEENEEHFETWWFKRKTKHPDLFKWFCVETIKVCCPRGLFGPDCNTCIGGADKPCHGNGKCDGDGTRAGNGKCTCDKEYEGEFCLECSDGYFSALRNDTYSLCKECHESCVGCTGGTSQDCKECRNGWEKDQEGACIDINECIKDQAPCKENQYCLNMDGSFSCKECDTRCSGCKGPGASNCLTCADGYKDEEGTCTEEDKEVPAFDSEGSQTGGSFEKHEDL from the exons ATGATACGCTCATATAGTATTTTTATCTTGAGTTGTATTAATTTGTTTCTACCACTTGGATATGTGTATACAAAGGACTTTGACGCATTATGCTCAACCTGCAAACAATTAGTCGACAATTTTGACAAG GGTCTGGAAAAAACAGCAAAGCAAAATTTTGGTGGTGGAAACACAGAATGGGAAGAGCGAAAACTCTCCAAATATGAACTGAG TGAGATTAGGTTGACCGAGATACTGGAGGGCTTGTGTGACAGCAGCAGTTTTGAGTGCAACCGCATGTTGGAAGAAAATGAGGAACATTTTGAGACGTGGTGGTTCAAGAG GAAAACAAAACACCCTGATCTGTTCAAGTGGTTTTGTGTAGAGACCATCAAAGTGTGCTGCCCAAGAGGTTTATTTGGTCCTGACTGCAATA CTTGCATTGGAGGAGCTGACAAACCATGCCATGGTAACGGCAAATGTGATGGAGATGGAACAAGGGCTGGAAATGGGAAGTGCACTTGTGATAAGGAATATGAAGGGGAGTTTTGTCTGGAATGCAGTGATGGTTATTTTAGTGCACTGAGGAATGATACATACTCCTTGTGCAAAG agtgtcaTGAGTCTTGTGTTGGATGCACTGGAGGAACCAGTCAAGATTGTAAAGAATGTAGGAATGGATGGGAGAAAGACCAAGAAGGAGCATGCATTG ACATCAATGAATGCATCAAAGATCAAGCTCCATGCAAAGAAAACCAATACTGCCTAAACATGGATGGATCTTTCTCCTGTAAAG AATGCGATACCAGATGCTCTGGTTGCAAAGGACCTGGTGCCAGTAACTGCCTCACCTGTGCTGATGGCTATAAGGATGAAGAAGGCACATGCACAG aAGAGGATAAGGAAGTGCCTGCCTTTGACTCTGAAGGTTCCCAAACTGGTGGCTCATTTGAAAAACATGAGGACCTCTGA